One region of gamma proteobacterium HIMB55 genomic DNA includes:
- a CDS encoding Tryptophan halogenase (PFAM: Tryptophan halogenase), with product MADQHIQDIVIVGGGTAGWLTANIIAARFRPEQGLGVRVTLVESPNVPTIGVGEGTWPSMRTTLKDIGISEADFIRSCDASFKQGTWFKDWISKGDQPYYHPFSLPEGFDTVNLAEHWLAGAAGEIPFAEAVTPQHAVCELGKAPKQIGIPNYAYTVNYGYHLDAGKFASLLTTNATKKLGVTHVSADVVSVTNDHEGYITSVMTEQAGEIHGDLFIDCSGFQSLLLGQHFGVENVSIDHYLFNNAAVALQVPYAEADAPIATTTHSTAQKNGWIWDIGLQHRRGIGHVFSKAFQTHDQTLQVLDAYLKETGHIAGLDNLAPRLLEFEPGYKRHFWVKNCLGIGLSAGFIEPLEASALVLVELSATALANQMPRHRGDMEVISGRFNREFASRWSQIIDFLKLHYVLSKRDDSAYWQENREVGSIPDSLKENLVVWANRPPWYHDDLRRDEMFPAASYQYVLYGMGFESQPAFMATRSGDRQREVAQRLFAETQKKAGKYGQFLPPNRFLMNQLREQDFARI from the coding sequence ATGGCTGATCAGCATATCCAAGACATCGTAATTGTGGGCGGCGGGACTGCCGGCTGGCTTACCGCGAACATCATTGCGGCTCGGTTCCGCCCCGAGCAGGGTTTAGGTGTTCGCGTTACCTTGGTCGAGTCCCCCAACGTCCCTACGATTGGTGTCGGTGAGGGAACGTGGCCGTCAATGCGAACAACGCTAAAGGATATCGGCATTTCAGAAGCCGATTTCATTCGCTCCTGTGACGCCTCATTCAAGCAAGGAACGTGGTTCAAAGACTGGATCAGTAAGGGTGACCAGCCTTATTACCATCCTTTCTCTCTGCCAGAGGGGTTTGACACAGTGAACCTCGCAGAGCATTGGTTGGCTGGCGCAGCAGGGGAAATACCATTCGCTGAAGCTGTGACACCACAACATGCAGTGTGTGAGCTAGGCAAGGCACCGAAACAGATTGGCATCCCCAACTACGCCTACACCGTTAACTACGGTTACCACCTCGACGCCGGTAAGTTTGCATCACTGCTCACGACAAATGCGACCAAAAAGCTGGGCGTTACGCACGTAAGCGCTGATGTGGTGTCCGTGACCAATGATCACGAAGGCTACATAACGAGCGTTATGACTGAACAAGCCGGCGAGATCCATGGCGATCTATTTATCGATTGCTCTGGCTTTCAAAGCCTATTGCTGGGTCAGCATTTCGGCGTAGAAAACGTTTCGATCGATCACTATTTGTTTAACAACGCGGCAGTCGCTCTTCAGGTGCCCTATGCGGAGGCAGATGCGCCTATTGCTACGACAACGCACTCCACCGCGCAGAAGAATGGGTGGATTTGGGATATCGGGCTTCAGCATCGACGCGGTATCGGCCATGTCTTCTCAAAAGCATTCCAAACGCATGATCAAACCCTTCAGGTACTCGATGCATATCTCAAAGAAACGGGCCATATAGCAGGCCTAGACAACCTAGCACCGCGCCTGCTCGAATTCGAGCCTGGTTACAAACGACATTTTTGGGTGAAGAATTGTCTCGGTATTGGACTGTCTGCGGGCTTTATAGAACCGCTTGAGGCTTCTGCCTTGGTCCTTGTCGAGCTGAGCGCAACCGCTCTGGCAAATCAGATGCCACGGCACCGTGGCGACATGGAAGTGATCTCAGGCCGGTTCAACCGCGAGTTTGCGAGCCGCTGGTCTCAAATCATCGACTTCTTAAAACTTCACTACGTGCTGTCAAAGCGCGACGATTCAGCGTATTGGCAGGAAAATCGCGAGGTAGGCTCCATTCCTGATTCCCTCAAGGAAAACTTAGTCGTATGGGCAAATCGTCCGCCTTGGTATCATGACGACTTACGTCGCGACGAGATGTTTCCTGCTGCAAGCTATCAATACGTACTATACGGTATGGGCTTTGAGTCACAGCCGGCCTTCATGGCAACGCGATCCGGCGACCGACAACGTGAGGTTGCACAGCGATTATTCGCTGAAACACAGAAGAAAGCGGGCAAATATGGGCAATTTTTGCCTCCAAATCGCTTCTTGATGAATCAATTGCGTGAACAAGACTTTGCGCGAATCTAG
- a CDS encoding Cupin superfamily protein (PFAM: Cupin superfamily protein) translates to MLERATAIREVQLEPGIAPPSELLLSDAPWIARGYVSDWPLVKASQDSAQSALSYLAEFYQGRPVNAFLAEPESNGRFFYNDEVTGFNFVQVSTQLSQVFDKLLAFSQSDQKAPSLYVGSTQTSAWLPGFNEANALPFELPSPMTSLWVGNESRVAAHFDFPRNIACCVIGERRFTVFPPEQVENLYVGPWDLTPAGQPISMVDFHNIDYGKYPKFKQAENHAQTATLQPGDVIYLPNMWWHQVEALSAVNGLVNFWWQETPGVYGSPTEALKHAFLSIRSLPLHQRQALKAMFDHYVFAETNEHLEHLPEASWGRLGEVTDPLARQLRAELTNSLKR, encoded by the coding sequence TTGCTTGAGCGCGCTACTGCCATTAGAGAAGTTCAGCTGGAGCCTGGTATAGCACCGCCCTCTGAACTACTCCTGTCGGACGCACCATGGATTGCGCGTGGCTACGTATCGGACTGGCCATTGGTCAAAGCCTCACAGGACAGCGCTCAGAGCGCGCTCAGCTACTTAGCTGAGTTTTATCAGGGACGCCCTGTAAATGCTTTCCTAGCGGAACCCGAGTCAAATGGGCGCTTCTTCTACAACGACGAGGTGACTGGCTTTAATTTCGTGCAAGTCAGCACGCAATTGTCTCAGGTTTTCGACAAGCTGCTCGCTTTTTCGCAGAGCGATCAAAAAGCACCCTCACTCTACGTGGGGAGCACACAAACAAGCGCTTGGTTGCCCGGCTTTAATGAAGCGAATGCCCTGCCTTTTGAACTCCCCAGTCCAATGACCAGTCTTTGGGTTGGAAATGAATCCCGGGTTGCGGCGCACTTTGACTTCCCACGCAATATCGCCTGCTGCGTCATCGGGGAGCGACGCTTCACAGTATTCCCGCCCGAGCAGGTCGAGAATCTGTATGTGGGACCGTGGGACCTCACGCCTGCAGGCCAACCCATCAGCATGGTGGACTTCCATAATATTGATTACGGGAAATACCCCAAATTCAAACAGGCGGAAAATCATGCGCAAACTGCGACTTTACAACCTGGAGACGTGATTTACCTACCCAATATGTGGTGGCACCAGGTGGAGGCGTTAAGCGCCGTCAACGGGCTGGTCAACTTTTGGTGGCAGGAAACCCCTGGGGTCTACGGATCGCCCACTGAAGCCCTTAAACATGCATTTTTGAGCATACGTTCGTTACCATTGCACCAACGTCAGGCACTTAAAGCGATGTTTGATCACTATGTGTTTGCCGAAACCAACGAACACCTGGAGCACTTACCGGAAGCAAGTTGGGGACGGCTTGGAGAAGTTACAGACCCACTCGCACGACAACTTCGTGCAGAGCTCACTAATTCCTTGAAACGGTAG
- a CDS encoding thrombospondin type 3 repeat-containing protein (PFAM: Thrombospondin type 3 repeat) encodes MPLRFVESYRSLDASFQRFCLRAISRFACRAIRQTLALSLFFISHLAPASDLFVSGMYSESDIQSEQIPIYLPWSDEITRGEVSLSQSPQRGQLRDDSGVVVNIDTVLLGQNLTYIPDPLFLGDDLFRLTIDGSVKTVNIYVFDDYRSPPSLLGSNVPGSSANAQFGSTVALAADGKTMIVGSPRDSSQGSDRGSVRAYRWLDKQWKPYGEPLYGVSLFERFGSSLDIDATGSTMVVGSPKASNSEGRAGAASVYTLDDTGWQLLVSAVTGASLGDDFGASVTISRDGRVIAIGAPYNDEAGPSAGAVYSYLVEGESLTELPVIYGDSAGDYAGWSVALSAEGSTLAVGAIGDDGTNTLAGQVKVFQLIDNAWVQKGADLNGEALLDRSGRSISLSANGDVVAIGARSNSGGGESAGHVRVYEYDGFVWRQLGNDLDGRQAGDNFGSSLALSGDGYRVAIGAQLSSSNGDRSGEVAFFSYENSQWVRSGSPISGNAGDYLGWSVGLSEDARILVAGSPNSDVAGLNSGEVVGFNVIKDVYLPSASPQTVAVENIPYAYTFELDSEFYSLTFSATNLPAWLSFDPLERSLSGAPSAEDVGVFEDLSLWVDDGHGLTRIAQFDLTVLEDTDQDGLPNECTPGCVDTGFSEDLDDDNDGVPDVDDLFPLDPSESADSDGDGVGDNTDAFPLDPSEVTDTDGDGVGDNSDAFPLDATESQDTDGDGVGDNSDLYPTNPGESADSDGDGVGDNADAFPFDASETTDTDGDGVGDNSDLYPDDPTEAFDSDGDGVGDNADAFPLDANETQDTDGDGVGDNGDLYPLDPEESADSDGDGVGDNADAFPEDPNETADTDGDGVGDNTDEFPGDASEAYDSDGDGVGDNADAFPLDPSETLDSDGDGVGDNTDEFPDDPLEDRDSDGDGVGDNDDAFPLDPNESRDSDGDGTGDNADAFPLDPSESTDSDGDGVGDNGDAFPNDGAETIDTDGDGVGDNADQFPNDPTETMDTDGDGVGDEADQFPSDPSETIDTDRDGLGDNQDQDDDNDGFTDAEEIDVGSDPLDAGDEPVRPLSKVLIWAAIESVKPYQPNPPDDLVPFQKEMKP; translated from the coding sequence ATGCCGCTGCGATTTGTCGAGAGCTATCGGTCCTTAGACGCTTCCTTTCAACGTTTTTGTTTGCGTGCAATATCACGCTTCGCGTGCCGGGCGATACGTCAAACCTTGGCCTTGTCGTTATTCTTCATCAGCCATCTCGCGCCTGCATCCGATCTCTTCGTGAGCGGGATGTACTCTGAGAGTGATATCCAGTCTGAGCAAATTCCCATTTATCTGCCGTGGAGCGATGAAATTACCCGGGGAGAGGTCTCGCTTTCTCAGTCGCCACAGCGTGGCCAATTGCGCGATGATTCAGGGGTAGTCGTAAACATCGACACCGTTTTACTGGGCCAGAATCTCACCTACATCCCCGACCCTTTATTTCTAGGCGATGACCTGTTTCGGCTGACTATCGATGGCAGCGTTAAAACAGTAAATATCTATGTCTTCGATGACTATCGATCACCGCCTAGTTTGCTAGGTAGCAATGTGCCCGGTAGTTCAGCGAATGCACAATTCGGGAGCACAGTTGCCCTCGCTGCAGACGGAAAAACAATGATTGTGGGGTCTCCCAGGGATAGTTCTCAAGGCTCAGATCGAGGTTCTGTGCGCGCCTACAGGTGGCTTGATAAACAGTGGAAGCCCTATGGTGAGCCCCTCTACGGGGTGAGTCTGTTCGAGCGTTTTGGATCATCGCTCGATATCGATGCAACGGGTTCGACTATGGTTGTTGGCTCACCAAAGGCATCAAACTCTGAAGGGCGAGCAGGCGCTGCTTCTGTTTATACGCTCGACGATACAGGTTGGCAGTTACTGGTGAGTGCGGTGACTGGGGCGAGCCTCGGTGATGACTTTGGTGCAAGCGTAACGATTTCCCGCGATGGCCGTGTCATTGCTATAGGGGCACCCTACAACGATGAAGCAGGACCCAGTGCGGGCGCGGTTTATAGCTATCTGGTAGAGGGTGAGTCCTTAACCGAGCTGCCTGTTATCTACGGAGATAGTGCGGGTGACTACGCAGGATGGAGTGTTGCACTCTCGGCCGAGGGATCGACGTTGGCCGTAGGTGCGATTGGTGATGACGGTACCAATACCCTTGCCGGGCAAGTGAAGGTATTTCAGCTCATCGATAATGCGTGGGTTCAAAAGGGCGCAGATCTCAACGGCGAGGCATTACTTGATCGATCGGGTCGATCAATATCCTTATCTGCAAATGGTGACGTCGTAGCTATTGGTGCAAGGTCTAATAGTGGTGGTGGTGAGAGCGCGGGTCATGTCCGCGTATACGAATATGACGGATTCGTCTGGCGTCAGCTGGGCAATGATTTAGACGGTCGACAAGCAGGTGATAATTTTGGTTCCTCGCTCGCGCTATCGGGCGATGGATATCGCGTCGCAATCGGTGCGCAGCTCAGTAGCAGTAATGGAGACCGATCTGGCGAGGTTGCTTTTTTTTCATACGAAAATAGTCAATGGGTCAGGAGTGGATCGCCGATATCTGGCAATGCTGGGGACTACCTTGGGTGGTCTGTCGGGTTGTCCGAAGATGCCCGCATCCTCGTCGCAGGCTCACCCAATAGTGATGTCGCGGGCTTGAATTCTGGCGAGGTCGTTGGCTTTAACGTCATTAAAGATGTGTACTTGCCGAGTGCTTCACCCCAGACAGTTGCCGTTGAAAACATACCTTATGCTTATACCTTCGAACTGGATTCAGAGTTCTACTCGCTTACCTTCTCCGCAACGAATTTACCAGCATGGTTGAGCTTTGATCCGCTCGAACGCAGCCTCTCTGGTGCACCAAGCGCAGAGGATGTGGGTGTTTTTGAAGATCTTAGTTTGTGGGTGGATGATGGGCACGGCTTGACTCGTATTGCCCAGTTTGATCTCACTGTACTCGAAGATACCGATCAAGATGGACTACCCAACGAGTGTACCCCTGGTTGCGTGGATACCGGTTTTTCAGAGGATCTCGACGACGACAACGATGGTGTGCCCGATGTTGACGATCTATTCCCGCTCGACCCCAGTGAGTCAGCTGATAGCGATGGTGACGGTGTTGGTGATAATACTGATGCGTTCCCTCTGGATCCGAGTGAGGTCACTGACACTGATGGTGATGGTGTGGGAGACAATTCGGATGCTTTCCCACTAGACGCGACGGAGTCTCAAGACACTGACGGTGATGGCGTGGGTGATAACTCTGACCTTTACCCAACCAATCCCGGCGAGTCAGCGGATTCGGATGGAGATGGCGTTGGGGACAATGCGGATGCTTTCCCCTTTGATGCTAGTGAAACCACTGACACCGATGGCGATGGGGTTGGTGATAACTCAGATCTCTACCCGGACGATCCTACCGAAGCCTTTGATTCTGATGGCGACGGAGTTGGAGACAATGCTGACGCGTTCCCACTCGATGCCAATGAAACCCAGGATACTGATGGGGATGGGGTCGGTGATAACGGCGATTTATATCCGTTAGACCCAGAGGAATCGGCGGATTCTGATGGTGATGGTGTGGGTGATAATGCTGATGCATTTCCTGAGGATCCCAATGAGACAGCCGATACAGACGGAGACGGTGTTGGGGATAACACCGATGAATTCCCCGGGGATGCCAGCGAGGCCTACGACTCCGATGGTGATGGTGTTGGAGATAATGCAGATGCATTCCCTCTTGATCCCAGCGAGACACTTGACTCCGATGGTGATGGTGTTGGTGATAACACGGATGAATTCCCAGATGACCCGCTAGAAGACAGAGATTCGGACGGTGATGGTGTGGGTGACAATGATGATGCGTTTCCGTTAGACCCGAATGAATCACGTGACAGCGACGGTGATGGCACGGGTGACAATGCCGACGCATTTCCTCTAGATCCCTCCGAGAGCACCGACAGCGATGGCGATGGGGTTGGCGATAATGGCGATGCTTTCCCCAATGATGGGGCTGAAACGATCGATACCGATGGTGACGGCGTAGGCGACAACGCCGATCAGTTTCCAAACGATCCAACAGAGACAATGGATACTGACGGCGATGGAGTCGGCGACGAGGCGGATCAATTCCCTTCAGATCCGTCGGAGACAATAGATACCGATAGGGATGGTCTCGGAGACAATCAGGATCAAGACGATGACAATGATGGGTTCACCGACGCAGAGGAGATTGACGTAGGCTCGGATCCGCTCGATGCGGGCGATGAGCCGGTTCGACCTTTGAGTAAAGTGCTAATTTGGGCAGCAATTGAGTCCGTGAAACCTTATCAGCCAAACCCACCAGACGACCTAGTCCCTTTCCAAAAAGAGATGAAGCCCTAA
- a CDS encoding Tryptophan halogenase (PFAM: Tryptophan halogenase), with protein MNQRTVEKVVIAGGGTAGWMAAAALSRLVGRKISVTLVESEEIGTVGVGEATIPTILTINRLLQIPEPDFIKLTSGTFKLGIRFENWQKQGEDYIHSFGDTGKGSWAAGFHHFWLRAKEMGLAEDYGEYCTELKAAEAERFAITSQNKLNYAYHLDASKYGMYLRKLAESSGATRIEGKIQRVETSSEDGFIEALHLEDGQRIEGDLFIDCTGFRALLSEGALQTGFDDWSHWLPANRAWAVQSELNEHPKPYTRAIAHKVGWQWRIPLQHRAGNGLVYSNDFMDEETARDLLLANVPDKPLTDPRPIKFVTGQRKQYWNKNCIAIGLSSGFIEPLESTSIHFIQNGIMWLLLMFPDTCIEPSTVNEYNRTMRSEAEHIRDFIVLHYTLNQRYGDPFWDHCRNMDLPDSLKHRMELFERSARVFKPQDDVFAENSWVQVMMGQGMYPEGYHNIAQAMSESQMTAFLKGIQHEVAQTVAKLPEHGAFVKTLVQHAKV; from the coding sequence ATGAATCAGCGCACTGTAGAAAAAGTAGTTATTGCCGGTGGTGGTACTGCAGGCTGGATGGCGGCCGCTGCACTTTCACGACTGGTTGGCCGCAAAATCAGCGTAACCCTCGTGGAATCTGAGGAAATTGGTACGGTGGGTGTTGGCGAAGCAACAATCCCTACGATCTTAACAATCAACCGTCTTCTACAAATTCCAGAACCTGATTTCATCAAACTAACGAGTGGCACTTTCAAGTTAGGAATCCGATTCGAGAACTGGCAAAAGCAAGGCGAGGACTACATCCACTCCTTTGGCGATACAGGCAAAGGAAGCTGGGCTGCAGGGTTCCACCACTTCTGGCTTCGCGCAAAAGAGATGGGACTGGCTGAAGACTACGGCGAGTACTGTACTGAACTCAAAGCGGCTGAAGCCGAGCGCTTCGCCATTACTAGCCAAAACAAGCTGAATTACGCCTACCACCTCGATGCGAGTAAGTACGGCATGTACCTCAGAAAGCTCGCCGAGTCCTCGGGAGCTACCCGAATAGAAGGCAAAATACAACGTGTTGAAACCTCATCTGAGGACGGATTCATTGAGGCACTGCACCTGGAGGATGGGCAGCGTATTGAAGGCGACCTATTTATCGACTGCACAGGATTCAGAGCCTTATTGAGCGAGGGTGCACTTCAAACAGGGTTTGATGATTGGAGTCACTGGCTACCTGCCAATCGCGCTTGGGCTGTTCAAAGCGAATTGAATGAGCATCCTAAGCCTTATACCCGCGCGATAGCACATAAAGTGGGGTGGCAGTGGCGGATACCTTTGCAGCATCGTGCTGGTAACGGTCTTGTTTACAGCAATGACTTTATGGATGAGGAGACGGCCCGTGACCTACTTCTCGCCAATGTGCCAGATAAACCGCTCACCGACCCGCGCCCGATCAAGTTTGTGACGGGGCAGCGCAAGCAGTATTGGAATAAGAACTGCATTGCCATTGGCCTCTCAAGTGGTTTCATTGAGCCACTGGAATCGACGAGCATCCACTTTATACAGAACGGTATTATGTGGTTGCTTCTGATGTTCCCGGATACCTGTATCGAGCCCAGCACCGTCAACGAATACAACCGCACCATGCGCTCAGAAGCTGAGCATATTCGTGATTTTATCGTTCTCCACTACACCCTTAATCAACGTTATGGCGACCCATTCTGGGATCACTGTAGAAACATGGATCTGCCTGACTCGCTCAAACACCGCATGGAACTCTTTGAACGTTCGGCGCGCGTATTCAAACCCCAAGACGATGTGTTTGCAGAGAACTCATGGGTTCAAGTGATGATGGGGCAAGGGATGTATCCTGAGGGCTATCACAACATCGCTCAAGCGATGTCAGAGAGCCAGATGACTGCGTTTTTAAAGGGCATACAGCACGAAGTAGCCCAGACTGTGGCCAAGCTCCCAGAGCATGGCGCGTTCGTCAAAACGCTCGTCCAGCACGCGAAGGTTTAG
- a CDS encoding SapC (PFAM: SapC), whose product MGNIQKLNNVEHAQLKIKQSPCEADRVMFSPVYTSEMRALQSNFPLMFYKSPSDGSFTPIALFGFEQGENLFLTDERWTSQYIPMLIQRGPLMIATDGQTDTGETARVIAIDMEHPNVSQDEGEPLFLEFGGNTAYLDRLATMLEGIHQGHTLTPLFVEALNEHNLITAITLKITLKNGQDHALEGFYAIDDEKLQTLNEEAVADLHRRGHLLPAFMMVASQSQLKRLIELKNATVTA is encoded by the coding sequence GTGGGAAATATTCAGAAGTTAAACAACGTCGAGCACGCTCAACTTAAGATCAAGCAATCCCCTTGCGAAGCGGATCGCGTGATGTTCTCGCCCGTTTACACCAGTGAAATGCGTGCCTTACAAAGTAACTTTCCACTGATGTTTTACAAATCACCGAGCGATGGCAGCTTCACGCCGATCGCGCTATTCGGCTTCGAGCAAGGCGAGAACCTCTTTCTCACCGACGAGCGTTGGACAAGTCAGTACATCCCGATGCTCATCCAGCGCGGTCCACTGATGATCGCGACAGACGGGCAAACCGACACAGGTGAGACTGCACGCGTTATTGCCATTGATATGGAGCATCCCAACGTATCTCAGGACGAGGGTGAGCCCCTCTTCTTGGAGTTCGGCGGCAATACAGCCTATCTGGATCGACTTGCCACGATGCTCGAGGGCATCCACCAGGGTCACACACTGACTCCCCTGTTTGTTGAGGCGCTTAATGAGCACAATTTGATCACAGCGATCACGCTCAAGATCACGCTCAAAAATGGTCAGGATCATGCACTAGAGGGTTTTTACGCCATAGATGACGAGAAGCTGCAAACTCTCAATGAAGAGGCAGTGGCCGATCTTCACCGACGAGGCCACCTACTTCCCGCATTCATGATGGTTGCCTCGCAATCTCAGCTGAAGCGTTTGATCGAACTGAAAAACGCGACAGTCACGGCCTAG